In one window of Candidatus Poribacteria bacterium DNA:
- a CDS encoding L-rhamnose mutarotase, whose translation MSGLQLFLYMEVENYAEAARILAESDDSVRWEEYMVPIMESATGADYDPTNAYPEGLPEVFYWQAD comes from the coding sequence ATGTCCGGACTTCAGCTCTTCCTTTACATGGAGGTAGAGAATTACGCGGAAGCCGCTCGTATCCTAGCGGAGAGCGATGATTCTGTACGTTGGGAAGAATACATGGTACCGATCATGGAAAGTGCGACCGGCGCAGACTACGATCCTACTAATGCTTATCCAGAAGGTTTGCCCGAAGTTTTTTACTGGCAAGCTGACTGA